Proteins from a single region of Thermotoga maritima MSB8:
- the uxuA gene encoding mannonate dehydratase, protein MKLVFRWYGEKHDTVTLEQIRQIPGVEGVVGALFDIPVGEVWPFEEIMKLKETVEKAGLKLEVIESVNVHEDIKLGLPTRDRYIENYKKTIRNLAKAGVKVVCYNFMPVFDWMRTDLHKKLPDGSETMEYDHRLIEGVTPDELIKRVKEGSQGFVLPGWEWDRLEKLRETFELYKNVDEEKLFENLVYFLERVIPVCEECDVKLAIHPDDPPWSIFGLPRIITNKENIERMLKAVDSPYNGITFCMGSLGANPENNIPEMIRYFGKMGRIHFAHVRNLKFTGEKSFYETAHPSFCGSHDLFEVMKAFHDIGYEGYIRPDHGRLIWGEKARPGYGLYDRALGATYILGLWEAIDKMKKRYC, encoded by the coding sequence ATGAAGCTTGTTTTCAGATGGTATGGTGAAAAACACGATACCGTGACACTGGAACAAATACGTCAGATCCCAGGAGTAGAAGGAGTCGTAGGGGCTTTGTTTGACATACCTGTGGGAGAAGTCTGGCCATTTGAGGAAATAATGAAGCTGAAAGAAACCGTTGAAAAAGCGGGATTGAAACTCGAAGTTATCGAGAGTGTGAACGTCCACGAAGACATAAAACTGGGTCTTCCCACAAGGGACAGATATATAGAGAACTACAAGAAAACGATCAGAAATCTGGCAAAGGCCGGTGTGAAGGTAGTCTGCTACAACTTCATGCCCGTATTCGACTGGATGAGAACGGATCTACACAAAAAACTCCCGGATGGCTCTGAAACGATGGAGTACGATCACCGTCTCATCGAAGGAGTAACACCAGACGAACTCATAAAACGAGTGAAAGAGGGCTCTCAGGGTTTCGTCCTTCCAGGATGGGAATGGGACAGGTTGGAGAAACTGAGAGAAACCTTCGAACTCTACAAGAACGTAGATGAAGAAAAACTCTTCGAAAACCTGGTTTATTTTCTCGAAAGAGTCATTCCCGTTTGTGAAGAGTGCGATGTGAAACTCGCAATACACCCGGATGATCCACCATGGAGTATTTTTGGCCTGCCAAGGATTATAACAAACAAGGAAAACATAGAGAGAATGTTGAAAGCTGTTGACAGCCCCTACAACGGAATAACGTTCTGCATGGGATCACTTGGAGCAAATCCTGAGAATAACATACCTGAGATGATAAGATACTTCGGAAAGATGGGCAGGATCCACTTTGCACACGTGAGAAACCTGAAGTTCACCGGTGAGAAGAGTTTCTACGAAACTGCACATCCTTCCTTCTGCGGTTCTCACGATCTCTTTGAAGTGATGAAAGCGTTTCATGACATAGGCTACGAAGGGTACATACGTCCTGATCATGGAAGACTGATCTGGGGTGAAAAGGCACGACCTGGCTATGGACTCTACGACAGGGCACTCGGTGCAACCTACATTCTTGGCCTCTGGGAAGCCATCGACAAAATGAAAAAGAGATACTGCTGA
- a CDS encoding endo-1,4-beta-xylanase: MKILPSVLILLLGCVPVFSSQNVSLRELAEKLNIYIGFAAINNFWSLSDAEKYMEVARREFNILTPENQMKWDTIHPERDRYNFTPAEKHVEFAEENDMIVHGHTLVWHNQLPGWITGREWTKEELLNVLEDHIKTVVSHFKGRVKIWDVVNEAVSDSGTYRESVWYKTIGPEYIEKAFRWAKEADPDAILIYNDYSIEEINAKSNFVYNMIKELKEKGVPVDGIGFQMHIDYRGLNYDSFRRNLERFAKLGLQIYITEMDVRIPLSGSEEYYLKKQAEVCAKIFDICLDNPAVKAIQFWGFTDKYSWVPGFFKGYGKALLFDENYNPKPCYYAIKEVLEKKIEERK, from the coding sequence ATGAAAATATTACCTTCTGTGTTGATCCTTTTGTTGGGATGTGTTCCAGTTTTCAGCTCTCAGAATGTATCTCTGAGAGAACTCGCAGAAAAGCTGAACATCTATATTGGTTTTGCCGCAATCAACAACTTTTGGTCTCTTTCCGACGCAGAAAAGTACATGGAAGTTGCAAGAAGAGAATTCAACATCCTGACCCCTGAGAACCAGATGAAGTGGGATACGATTCATCCAGAAAGAGACAGATACAATTTCACTCCCGCTGAAAAACACGTTGAGTTTGCAGAAGAAAACGACATGATCGTGCATGGACACACTCTTGTCTGGCACAACCAGCTTCCTGGATGGATCACTGGTAGAGAATGGACAAAGGAAGAACTTTTGAACGTTCTTGAAGACCACATAAAAACGGTGGTGTCTCATTTCAAAGGTAGAGTGAAGATCTGGGATGTGGTGAACGAAGCGGTGAGCGATTCTGGAACCTACAGGGAAAGCGTGTGGTACAAGACGATCGGTCCTGAATACATTGAAAAAGCGTTCAGATGGGCAAAAGAAGCCGATCCAGATGCGATTCTCATCTACAACGACTACAGCATAGAAGAAATCAACGCAAAATCGAACTTCGTCTACAACATGATAAAAGAGCTGAAAGAAAAGGGAGTACCTGTTGATGGAATAGGATTTCAGATGCACATAGACTACAGAGGGCTCAATTATGACAGTTTCAGAAGGAATTTGGAGAGATTTGCGAAACTCGGTCTTCAAATATACATCACAGAGATGGATGTGAGAATTCCTCTCAGTGGTTCGGAGGAGTATTATTTGAAAAAACAGGCTGAAGTTTGTGCGAAGATCTTCGATATATGCTTGGACAACCCTGCAGTTAAAGCGATCCAGTTTTGGGGATTCACAGACAAATACTCCTGGGTTCCCGGCTTTTTCAAAGGGTACGGGAAAGCGTTGCTCTTCGATGAGAATTACAACCCCAAGCCTTGTTATTACGCGATAAAAGAGGTGCTGGAGAAAAAGATAGAAGAAAGAAAATGA
- a CDS encoding ABC transporter substrate-binding protein translates to MKKFLVVLFVVSMFSLFFAQLPPNIPRNETFIAQVLTGRAANPTNFNVWTGWVWQDRGIQNLLLEPLWYVDFATGKIISALAESLPTYNSDFTELTIKLRKGVYWSDGEPFTADDVVFTIETIMSTPAFGYHQELVNEVESVEKLDDYTVKIKLKRPNARFHAYFIDRWGGIRPMPKHVFEKVEDPVNFEFNPPVGTGPYVLHSVDPGGYWTLWQRREDWERTPTGMLFGMPQPKYVLFIDYGSPEKQVLAMAQHQLDEAILTIEALKAVLNRVKTARAWRKNFPWTVNNDPCVTGFVFNTAKEPFNNIEVRWALTLAIDIVEYAANAFDGAVTLSPIHIPLSTAYYNWYFTRLEDWLKNYEIDLGNGEKFKPYDPEAGLRLAEYAKKRGYSVPDSPEIIKRTFGPGWWKYAPDVAAKLLEKNGFYRDKNGKWHLPNGDLWQITIIAPTNPSDPAYRNAFALSQAWKKFGIDAVVQTSENANSFGAEGNFDVHTAWPAAEPWGGHPDLYRTLYPFHSEYVVPIGEDAPWGNYCRWSDPRLDKIIEELKNTPWGNTQKLIELGTEALKIIVEGLPSVPTFNYPGVIAWDEYYWTNYPGAENPYTQPYQHWPNFKYMLPFLKPTGRK, encoded by the coding sequence ATGAAGAAGTTTCTTGTAGTTTTGTTCGTCGTTTCCATGTTCAGTCTGTTCTTTGCACAGCTTCCACCCAATATTCCGAGAAATGAGACTTTCATAGCACAGGTTTTGACCGGAAGAGCAGCCAACCCCACCAACTTCAACGTGTGGACAGGATGGGTTTGGCAAGACAGGGGTATCCAGAACCTGCTTCTGGAACCGCTCTGGTACGTGGATTTCGCAACTGGAAAGATCATAAGCGCACTTGCCGAATCTCTCCCGACCTACAATTCCGACTTCACAGAACTCACCATCAAACTCAGAAAAGGTGTATATTGGAGCGATGGAGAACCATTCACAGCGGATGACGTTGTGTTCACAATCGAAACAATCATGAGCACTCCAGCGTTTGGATACCATCAGGAACTGGTCAACGAGGTTGAAAGCGTTGAGAAATTGGACGACTACACTGTGAAAATAAAACTCAAAAGACCAAATGCCAGGTTCCACGCCTACTTCATCGACAGATGGGGCGGAATAAGACCTATGCCAAAACACGTTTTTGAGAAAGTAGAAGATCCCGTTAACTTTGAATTCAATCCACCCGTTGGAACCGGCCCATACGTGCTCCATTCTGTCGATCCAGGAGGCTACTGGACACTCTGGCAGAGAAGAGAAGACTGGGAAAGAACACCGACTGGTATGCTCTTTGGAATGCCACAGCCCAAGTACGTACTCTTCATAGATTACGGTTCCCCGGAAAAACAGGTTCTTGCCATGGCACAGCATCAGCTCGACGAAGCGATCCTCACGATAGAAGCGCTCAAAGCGGTTCTCAACAGAGTCAAAACAGCCAGAGCCTGGAGGAAAAACTTCCCGTGGACTGTGAACAACGATCCGTGTGTGACAGGATTTGTCTTCAACACGGCGAAAGAACCATTCAACAACATCGAAGTAAGATGGGCTCTCACACTCGCAATTGATATTGTTGAATACGCTGCCAACGCTTTCGACGGTGCCGTAACACTTTCGCCTATCCACATACCACTTTCAACCGCATACTACAACTGGTATTTCACAAGACTTGAAGACTGGCTCAAAAATTACGAAATCGATCTTGGAAACGGAGAAAAATTCAAGCCATACGATCCAGAAGCAGGCCTTAGGTTAGCAGAATATGCAAAGAAGAGAGGCTATTCTGTACCTGATAGTCCTGAAATAATTAAGAGAACTTTCGGACCTGGTTGGTGGAAGTATGCCCCCGATGTTGCTGCAAAGCTTCTGGAAAAGAACGGATTCTACAGAGATAAGAATGGAAAATGGCATCTGCCGAATGGAGATCTGTGGCAGATAACGATAATTGCCCCCACCAATCCATCTGATCCTGCTTACAGAAACGCATTTGCTCTCTCCCAGGCGTGGAAGAAATTCGGAATAGATGCGGTCGTTCAGACTTCCGAAAATGCAAACTCGTTTGGTGCGGAAGGTAACTTCGACGTTCACACCGCATGGCCAGCTGCAGAACCCTGGGGTGGTCATCCAGACCTTTACAGGACACTCTATCCATTCCATTCTGAGTACGTTGTTCCAATAGGTGAAGATGCACCATGGGGTAACTACTGCAGATGGTCCGATCCAAGGCTTGACAAAATAATCGAAGAACTCAAGAACACGCCATGGGGTAACACTCAAAAACTCATAGAACTCGGTACCGAAGCTCTTAAGATAATCGTTGAAGGACTTCCAAGTGTTCCAACATTCAACTATCCTGGTGTTATCGCATGGGATGAATACTACTGGACGAATTATCCTGGAGCAGAAAATCCATACACACAACCTTACCAGCACTGGCCGAACTTCAAGTACATGCTTCCGTTCTTGAAACCTACCGGCAGAAAATAA
- a CDS encoding ABC transporter permease, which translates to MSFVRRYLLPRLITYFLVVFVGLTIVFFLPRFLPSDPIQAYIDRLITQGGNLNPEYFNKLVETIKELYGLQGSLWNQYVNFWKRLLKGDFGPSYFQFPTPVMKLIRQSLPWTAWLLFVTTVISWIIGNILGGLAGYFSDKKWVKILDGIAMVIRPMPYYILALGLLILLAYIFPIFPIGGGFAIGMKFTFSWENLLILLKHAFLPALSLVLIGVFSWFQAMKLVVQSVKTEDYVKYAKMGGVEERRIVRRYVIRNAMLPQITGLALSLGQIFGGALITEIVFSYPGIGSLLYNAIFTGDYNLLMGISTLSILLVTTSILVIDLLYPLFDPRVRYR; encoded by the coding sequence TTGAGCTTTGTAAGGAGATACCTGCTTCCAAGATTGATAACTTACTTTCTCGTAGTTTTTGTGGGTTTAACGATTGTGTTTTTCTTGCCGAGATTTCTTCCGAGCGATCCAATACAGGCTTACATCGATCGACTCATAACACAGGGAGGAAATTTGAATCCAGAGTACTTCAACAAACTTGTGGAAACGATCAAGGAACTTTATGGTTTGCAGGGAAGCCTGTGGAATCAGTACGTCAACTTCTGGAAAAGACTTTTAAAAGGCGATTTTGGTCCTTCATACTTTCAGTTTCCAACTCCTGTGATGAAATTAATAAGACAATCACTGCCCTGGACTGCCTGGCTCTTGTTTGTAACGACTGTCATTTCCTGGATCATAGGAAACATTCTTGGAGGACTCGCAGGATACTTCTCTGACAAAAAATGGGTGAAGATTCTCGATGGTATTGCGATGGTGATAAGACCGATGCCGTACTACATCCTCGCACTCGGACTTTTGATCCTACTTGCGTATATATTCCCCATCTTTCCAATCGGCGGAGGTTTTGCAATAGGAATGAAATTCACCTTCAGCTGGGAAAACCTGCTGATACTCCTAAAACATGCTTTCCTTCCAGCTCTTTCTTTAGTTCTAATAGGTGTGTTTTCCTGGTTTCAAGCCATGAAGCTTGTGGTTCAAAGTGTGAAAACAGAAGACTACGTGAAATACGCAAAGATGGGAGGAGTAGAGGAGAGAAGAATCGTTCGAAGATATGTCATAAGAAACGCTATGTTACCACAGATAACGGGTCTTGCTCTCTCTCTGGGACAGATCTTTGGAGGTGCTTTGATCACAGAGATCGTGTTCTCCTATCCCGGTATTGGATCTCTCCTTTATAATGCCATTTTCACAGGTGATTACAATCTACTGATGGGTATAAGTACCCTCTCCATACTTCTCGTCACAACCAGTATACTCGTTATAGACCTGCTGTATCCACTTTTCGATCCAAGGGTGAGATACAGATGA
- a CDS encoding ABC transporter permease, producing MQVLKDLLRDTRFRFGFIVLLVLLTLSILSFFSPYNPYLWNQVPRDLPPHWPHILGTNSMGQDIFWKLTFAVRNSLVMSLIAGLVSRIIAMIVGMIAGYKGGAADRVLTFLSDSFLVIPLFIIIVLVASIVKGRLSLPMLGLLLGVFGWAWDARVIRSQVLSLRERDFTYTALLSGSKALSIVFKEYLPFLIPLIFATLIGNMSWAIGMEITLAILGVSNLDIPTLGTMLQWSINYQALLLGYWWWVLTPVLTSIFLFIALYLISISISEYLDPRMRIQRIGQA from the coding sequence ATGCAGGTGTTGAAGGATCTGTTGAGAGATACACGTTTCAGATTCGGTTTCATAGTTCTTCTGGTACTTTTGACTCTCTCTATCCTGTCTTTCTTTTCACCGTACAACCCGTACCTGTGGAATCAGGTCCCGAGGGATCTTCCACCCCATTGGCCTCACATATTGGGAACCAACTCGATGGGACAGGACATTTTCTGGAAACTCACTTTCGCTGTGAGAAACTCACTTGTCATGTCACTGATCGCGGGACTTGTATCGAGAATCATAGCCATGATCGTTGGTATGATAGCCGGATACAAAGGAGGAGCCGCAGATAGGGTCCTGACATTTCTCAGCGATTCTTTCCTTGTGATACCACTTTTCATAATAATAGTTCTGGTTGCTTCTATTGTAAAGGGACGTTTGAGTCTTCCCATGCTTGGTCTTCTCCTTGGAGTCTTTGGCTGGGCATGGGATGCGAGAGTGATCAGGTCTCAGGTTTTGAGTTTGAGGGAAAGAGATTTCACCTACACTGCTCTTCTCTCTGGATCAAAAGCCCTTTCGATTGTTTTCAAAGAGTACCTGCCGTTTCTGATACCGCTCATATTCGCCACTCTCATAGGTAACATGTCCTGGGCAATTGGAATGGAGATCACACTCGCGATACTGGGTGTGTCGAACCTGGACATACCCACACTCGGTACCATGCTTCAATGGTCGATAAACTACCAGGCCCTTCTACTGGGATACTGGTGGTGGGTGCTGACTCCTGTTTTAACGTCTATCTTTTTGTTCATAGCGCTGTACTTGATTTCCATCAGCATCAGTGAGTATCTGGATCCGAGGATGAGGATACAGAGAATAGGACAGGCATGA
- a CDS encoding ABC transporter ATP-binding protein: MIAVEVLRTENLKSYYILDIFGKKRVVKAVDDVNISIMENEIYGIAGESGCGKSTLLRALFAAIEPPQRIVGGKVLYRENGKEVDVYSLSDEERRRLRWSFISYVPQGSMSVLNPVVKIKETFKDFIESHTTGKTKEEAYEMAKEHIKELGLPIEILNAYPHQLSGGMRQRVTIALATVLSPKVIIADEPTTALDVVTQRGVVQLLKEIQSSRQNTIILVTHDMGVHANVTDRIAIMYAGKIIEEGKTEEIFENPMHPYTKYLIYSLPKFGDKGRRESAPGSPPSLADLPPGCSFHPRCPHAFDRCKKEVPPLKEYLPGHRVACWLVEEGKNAAS, encoded by the coding sequence GTGATAGCGGTGGAAGTGTTGAGAACAGAAAATCTCAAATCTTATTACATTCTGGACATATTCGGAAAAAAGAGAGTAGTGAAGGCAGTGGACGACGTGAACATCTCGATCATGGAGAACGAGATATACGGTATCGCAGGAGAGAGCGGATGTGGAAAGAGCACTCTTTTGAGAGCTCTCTTTGCTGCAATAGAACCACCACAGAGAATAGTGGGAGGAAAAGTCTTGTACAGAGAAAACGGAAAAGAAGTGGATGTTTATTCCCTGAGCGATGAAGAGAGAAGAAGGCTCAGATGGAGTTTCATTTCTTACGTTCCACAGGGATCGATGAGCGTTCTCAACCCCGTTGTGAAGATAAAAGAGACCTTCAAAGACTTCATAGAGAGCCACACGACCGGAAAGACGAAAGAAGAAGCCTACGAGATGGCAAAAGAACACATAAAAGAGCTTGGCCTTCCGATAGAAATTCTCAATGCCTATCCACACCAGCTATCCGGTGGAATGAGGCAGAGGGTGACGATCGCCCTTGCAACTGTTCTGTCACCGAAGGTGATCATAGCAGACGAACCAACGACCGCTCTCGACGTTGTAACTCAGAGAGGTGTGGTCCAACTTCTAAAGGAGATACAATCTTCAAGACAGAACACCATCATCCTTGTCACACACGATATGGGGGTCCATGCGAACGTGACAGACAGGATAGCGATCATGTACGCAGGAAAGATCATAGAAGAAGGGAAAACAGAAGAGATCTTTGAAAACCCCATGCATCCCTACACGAAGTATCTGATCTACTCGCTTCCAAAGTTTGGAGACAAAGGAAGGAGAGAAAGCGCTCCTGGAAGTCCTCCATCACTCGCCGATCTTCCACCAGGATGCAGTTTCCATCCAAGATGTCCACATGCGTTCGACAGGTGTAAAAAAGAAGTACCCCCTCTCAAGGAATACCTGCCGGGCCACAGAGTTGCATGCTGGTTAGTAGAGGAGGGAAAGAATGCCGCTTCTTGA
- a CDS encoding ABC transporter ATP-binding protein gives MPLLEIKNLTKIFTIGSIFSRTRIVAVDNVNFDINEAEIFTLAGESGCGKTTTAKIILGFEEPTSGEIIYKGRKIDRVHQNEKERRELLKEIQAVFQNPFSTFNPLRKVDRYFYETLFNLGIADTKKKAEEIIKEKLSAVGISFEEFSEKYPSEFSGGQLQRISIARALLTNPSLLVADEPVSMVDASLRMSIVNLFKDLKEQYGVSVLYITHDLTTAYYVSDRIAVMFRGNIVELGPAEKVLMEPKHPYTQLLRESVPEPDPKKKWDIRIKLSETEQAEYLRQGCKFAGRCPKAMDICRKEPPPYFEVDGVQVKCWLYR, from the coding sequence ATGCCGCTTCTTGAGATAAAAAATCTGACGAAGATCTTCACCATAGGGAGTATCTTCTCCAGAACGAGGATAGTGGCTGTAGACAACGTGAACTTCGATATAAACGAAGCAGAGATCTTCACCCTCGCTGGAGAGAGCGGCTGTGGAAAGACCACGACCGCCAAGATCATCCTCGGCTTTGAAGAACCCACCTCCGGTGAGATCATCTACAAAGGAAGAAAGATCGATCGTGTGCATCAGAACGAAAAGGAAAGAAGAGAGCTTCTAAAAGAAATACAGGCAGTCTTCCAGAATCCGTTCTCCACGTTCAACCCCCTCAGGAAGGTGGACAGGTACTTCTATGAGACACTCTTCAACCTTGGCATAGCGGATACAAAAAAGAAGGCAGAAGAGATCATCAAAGAGAAACTCTCCGCAGTCGGTATCTCCTTTGAAGAATTCTCCGAGAAGTACCCAAGTGAGTTCTCGGGAGGTCAGCTTCAAAGAATTTCCATCGCAAGGGCGCTTCTCACGAATCCTTCTCTTCTTGTCGCAGACGAACCCGTCTCGATGGTCGACGCTTCTTTGAGAATGTCGATCGTGAACCTCTTCAAGGATCTCAAAGAACAGTACGGTGTGAGCGTGCTCTACATCACCCACGATCTCACAACGGCCTACTACGTCTCTGACAGAATCGCCGTCATGTTCAGAGGAAACATAGTGGAACTGGGACCTGCAGAGAAAGTTCTCATGGAACCAAAGCATCCATATACCCAGCTTTTGAGGGAATCCGTCCCAGAGCCGGATCCGAAGAAAAAGTGGGACATCAGGATAAAACTGTCCGAGACAGAGCAGGCAGAGTATCTGAGACAGGGCTGCAAGTTCGCAGGAAGATGTCCAAAGGCCATGGATATATGCAGAAAGGAGCCTCCTCCATATTTTGAAGTTGATGGTGTGCAGGTGAAGTGCTGGTTGTACAGATGA